One genomic window of Saccharomyces cerevisiae S288C chromosome XII, complete sequence includes the following:
- the VID22 gene encoding Vid22p (G-quadruplex (G4) DNA binding protein; maintains genome integrity by promoting the stability of G4-DNA regions; involved in nucleosome displacement during double-strand break repair; involved in fructose-1,6-bisphosphatase (FBPase) transport from the cytosol to Vid (vacuole import and degradation) vesicles during degradation; glycosylated integral membrane protein of the plasma membrane; localizes to the nucleus; contains a BED-type zinc finger domain and a RNase H-like domain), whose amino-acid sequence MRAMDTQVQSAERGLVLPPMNSTVSSATAATTATNTDTDTDGDRDEERESLAEDGSEWVPAYMLTRDRSRYLGHFLGVDKMLEAVKCKYCGVIIRRQGNSISMAEASQTHLWSTHKIDPNANYYSGWTGVEAGSTFMVRPPLKNHQGGSATTNSIANLLEIDEDFLKRTREKEMALPLVQSLAIIIASENLPLSFVDNTAVRLLINQNANSLSFIDHDLILNAIRSIAYNLDRIIQRTALRNNSDLSLIIDKNYLLMDPTDRSNQLSNRLKNQLFEMQKINFFSLSHSVWNNTISILSIQYYDDFHSQVKTLPLIIQNLHEYNNDPKLSIPAQLLKISQELPGLQNTVISITLPRSQIVDLLNVMDSQPFFPNTYTNAKNYYHNCIISIINSAILPLFGTPKSADITHPRQSSFSKEPLTLLDSLIDLSNIDISNSIFSRINSFLDDLQSNSWQLDKFRSLCEKFGFEFVCSKFDLSRYSTATVSLQTFLNLRPIIEEYQSSIQIEKFNEIDFQIIDYLLITLNSINRILKFFTSSKSLNFTYVLFAIMSIEKHLLSTLGSLQFQRLIAPFETFLSKIQEFKTILFSDDMNLLAMFLCPAILFEREVLEYSFHTISLSEIVDKLSTSIFSLLKRFLNLHTIGNVNNSHNTSNHSNMNIHTDNQTNNINNRSGNNSDNNDNEHDNDNDNHSNSNTPASRIDIDPTGGENSVLPEQQPQNSNNNLSFGSLSDTHHLSDSTISKEIDSIFLQIIQEDLYDYLSTVNSIVPISYRSYCEQSNFIRDSGRFKKRIITEDSIIGELEQPMNFIEELLDIHVPVCNAFWSQYLDNDAGPIIRILFKIMQCQSSSSIRGEYSFLNDFIPRVHPDLTQEIIKIKLFNDQFVASKVDYDLDTLQTASQYLP is encoded by the coding sequence ATGAGAGCGATGGACACACAGGTACAGAGTGCTGAAAGAGGATTGGTGTTGCCTCCCATGAATTCAACTGTATCGTCGGCGACGGCGGCTACGACGGCCACAAATACGGATACAGATACAGATGGAGATAGAGATGAGGAAAGGGAGTCGTTAGCAGAGGATGGTAGCGAATGGGTGCCCGCATATATGCTTACCAGAGACAGGTCACGCTACTTGGGCCATTTTCTGGGTGTAGACAAGATGCTGGAGGCAGTAAAATGCAAGTACTGCGGTGTGATAATAAGACGGCAAGGAAACAGCATAAGCATGGCGGAAGCCTCGCAAACTCATTTGTGGAGCACGCATAAGATAGACCCGAATGCCAATTACTATAGCGGATGGACGGGCGTAGAAGCAGGTTCTACTTTTATGGTCAGACCACCTTTGAAGAACCATCAAGGCGGTAGCGCCACAACGAACAGCATTGCTAACCTGCTGGAAATAGACGAGGACTTTTTGAAGAGAACTagggaaaaagaaatggccTTGCCTCTTGTGCAGTCGCTTGCGATCATAATTGCATCAGAAAACTTGCCTCTGTCGTTCGTAGACAACACTGCCGTACGCCTTTTGATCAATCAGAACGCCAACTCACTAAGCTTCATTGACCATGACTTAATTCTGAATGCTATCAGGTCCATCGCATATAATCTCGATAGAATCATTCAAAGGACAGCTTTGCGAAACAATTCCGATTTGTCGTTGATTATCGACAAAAACTACTTACTAATGGACCCAACCGATAGATCTAATCAGTTATCAAACAGGTTGAAGAACcaattatttgaaatgcaaaaaatcaattttttctctctaAGCCACTCCGTTTGGAATAACACGATATCTATATTGAGTATTCAGTACTATGATGATTTTCATTCCCAAGTAAAGACTTTACCCCTTATCATCCAAAACTTACATGAATATAACAATGACCCCAAACTATCTATTCCAGCTCAACTGCTCAAAATCTCACAAGAATTACCTGGTTTACAAAATACTGTGATTTCTATCACTCTACCAAGATCTCAAATAGTAGATCTACTAAACGTAATGGATAGCCAACCCTTTTTCCCGAATACGTATACGAATGCTAAAAACTATTATCACAATTGCATTATTTCCATAATAAATTCTGCGATATTGCCATTGTTCGGTACGCCTAAATCCGCCGATATTACGCATCCGAGACAATCATCATTCTCCAAAGAACCTTTGACTTTATTGGACTCTCTAATTGATTTGTCAAATATAGATATTTCgaattccattttttccagaatcaattcttttttggaTGATTTACAATCTAATTCGTGGCAGTTAGATAAATTCCGTTCATTgtgtgaaaaatttggctTCGAATTCGTTTGTTCGAAATTCGATTTATCCCGTTACTCTACCGCCACCGTTTCACTGCAAACTTTTTTGAACCTTCGTCCCATAATAGAAGAATATCAATCTTCTAtccaaattgaaaaattcaacgAAATCGACTTTCAAATAATAGACTATTTATTAATTACTTTGAATTCCATCAATAGAATACTAAAGTTCTTTACTTCTTCCAAAAGCTTAAACTTTACCTATGTTTTGTTCGCCATAATGTCTATTGAAAAGCATCTGTTGTCCACCTTGGGCAGCCTACAATTTCAACGGTTAATTGCACCAtttgaaacatttttgtctaaaattcaagaattcaaaaccattttattttcagaCGATATGAACCTTTTAGCAATGTTCTTGTGTCCTGCGATTTTATTCGAAAGAGAAGTCCTggaatattcttttcatacCATTTCACTTTCTGAAATAGTCGACAAACTTTCTACATCAATTTTCAGTTTATTGAAAaggtttttgaatttacaCACAATAGGCAACGTTAACAACAGTCATAATACTTCCAATCATAGCAACATGAACATTCACACTGATAATCAGACGAACAACATCAACAATAGAAGCGGCAACAACAGCGACAATAATGATAACGAACATGATAACGACAACGACAACCACTCGAATTCAAATACGCCCGCATCAAGAATAGATATAGATCCTACTGGTGGAGAAAATTCTGTATTACCGGAACAACAACCACAGAATAGCAATAATAACCTATCATTTGGTTCTCTTAGCGATACCCATCATTTATCGGACTCTACCATATCAAAGGAAATAGATAGTATCTTTTTACAAATCATTCAAGAGGACTTATATGATTACTTGAGTACAGTAAACTCCATCGTACCCATATCTTACAGGTCGTATTGTGAACAAAGCAATTTCATTAGAGATAGTGGCCGTTTCAAGAAGAGAATAATAACAGAGGACTCTATTATTGGAGAGCTAGAACAACCAATGAACTTCATTGAAGAGTTACTTGATATCCATGTTCCTGTGTGTAACGCGTTCTGGTCCCAATACTTAGATAATGATGCTGGGCCGATAATTAGAATTTTGTTCAAGATAATGCAATGTCAGTCATCTTCCTCCATTAGGGGAGAGTACTCATTTTTAAATGACTTCATTCCCAGAGTACATCCCGATTTAACTCAAGAGattattaaaattaaattATTCAATGATCAATTCGTGGCAAGTAAAGTGGATTACGACTTGGACACTTTACAAACTGCAAGTCAGTATCTTCCATAG
- the STP3 gene encoding Stp3p (Zinc-finger hypothetical protein; possibly involved in pre-tRNA splicing and in uptake of branched-chain amino acids; STP3 has a paralog, STP4, that arose from the whole genome duplication) has translation MSNANNSAMNHITLPPISSFDNLIKAAERQYNGEASSASTHPTLPNMNISNGSGSAGASSSMLSYQLLPHSNDVSRSNSSSSFLPSVQQPTEGSASASETSSSASPSRSISPILKVAGPSSVGGAGVSTPHSTKINKPRKKKQCPICRNFYANLTTHKATHLTPEDRPHKCPICHRGFARNNDLLRHKKRHWKDEILSQSGVLSNHNDGKGGSVSPNDDDTHEKMTPMNSVTDYAQLKSLHQIKGTFKCPFNSTLIQLDMDMYPYKLKPLNFETSNCHQTGVFSRCDTFKNHLKALHFEYPPGTKKKDRNVVPGRCKHCGLKFENVDVWLNEHVGKQCGYKYH, from the coding sequence ATGAGTAATGCAAACAATAGTGCTATGAACCACATCACGTTGCCTCCCATCTCGTCATTTGACAACCTTATCAAGGCAGCCGAGAGACAATATAATGGCGAGGCTTCGTCCGCCTCGACACATCCGACACTGCCTAATATGAACATTAGTAACGGCAGTGGCAGTGCGGGCGCATCATCGTCGATGCTGAGCTATCAGTTGCTTCCGCACTCCAATGATGTGTCCCGGTCGAACTCCAGCTCGAGCTTCCTTCCCTCCGTGCAGCAGCCTACGGAAGGTTCCGCTTCTGCATCGGAAACTTCTTCATCTGCATCACCTTCACGTTCCATTTCACCAATTTTAAAAGTGGCTGGTCCTTCATCTGTTGGCGGTGCCGGGGTGAGTACCCCCCATAGCACCAAAATCAATAAGccaaggaaaaagaagcaatGTCCAATTTGTCGTAATTTTTATGCCAATCTGACCACGCACAAGGCAACGCACTTGACGCCAGAGGATCGGCCTCACAAGTGTCCCATCTGCCACCGCGGGTTCGCCAGGAACAATGACTTATTGAGGCATAAGAAAAGACATTGGAAGGATGAGATACTGTCCCAATCGGGAGTACTTTCGAACCATAATGATGGTAAGGGAGGATCCGTTTCTCccaatgatgatgatacccatgaaaaaatgacacCGATGAATTCTGTCACAGATTATGCACAATTGAAATCGTTGCATCAAATCAAGGGCACATTCAAGTGCCCATTCAACTCCACCTTAATACAATTGGACATGGATATGTACCCGTATAAACTGAAACCTTTAAATTTTGAGACTTCCAATTGTCACCAGACGGGGGTGTTCTCACGTTGCGACACCTTCAAAAACCATTTAAAGGCTTTGCATTTTGAATACCCGCCAGGcacgaagaaaaaggatAGAAATGTTGTTCCTGGTAGATGTAAGCATTGCGGCCTGAAGTTCGAGAACGTTGACGTTTGGCTCAACGAACACGTAGGTAAACAATGCGGCTATAAATACCATTGA